A single genomic interval of Lathyrus oleraceus cultivar Zhongwan6 chromosome 7, CAAS_Psat_ZW6_1.0, whole genome shotgun sequence harbors:
- the LOC127105888 gene encoding UDP-D-apiose/UDP-D-xylose synthase 2 produces MTDRLIYDEHAENGLKFTIVRSYNWIGPTMDFIPGVHGPSDGVPGVLTCFSNNLLRGEPLKLVDGGRSQRTFLYVKDAIEVVLLMIDNPNRANGHIFNVVNPDNGVSVKQLAELMIKVYAKVDDVPASSLSTLDVTSEDFYGKGYDDSDRRIPDMTIITKQLGWKPRTSLDELVDSTIQYQHQTYSHAIKKEQLQNW; encoded by the coding sequence ATGACCGACAGGCTAATTTATGATGAGCATGCTGAGAATGGCCTGAAGTTCACTATTGTGAGATCTTATAACTGGATTGGACCAACAATGGACTTCATTCCTGGTGTGCATGGCCCGAGTGATGGTGTCCCCGGAGTTTTAACTTGTTTCAGTAATAATCTCCTTCGTGGTGAGCCGCTCAAGCTTGTTGATGGCGGACGTTCCCAGAGAACCTTTCTTTATGTCAAAGATGCAATTGAGGTTGTTTTGTTAATGATTGATAACCCTAATAGAGCAAATGGACACATCTTTAATGTGGTAAACCCGGACAATGGAGTATCTGTGAAGCAGCTAGCTGAGCTTATGATAAAGGTATATGCAAAGGTGGATGATGTACCTGCCTCTAGTCTATCAACTCTGGATGTGACTTCAGAGGATTTCTATGGAAAAGGATATGATGACAGTGATAGGCGCATCCCTGACATGACAATTATCACTAAGCAGCTTGGTTGGAAGCCAAGGACATCACTTGATGAACTGGTGGATTCTACCATTCAATATCAACATCAGACATATTCTCATGCTATCAAGAAAGAACAACTCCAAAACTGGTGA